In one Streptomyces sp. T12 genomic region, the following are encoded:
- a CDS encoding polyprenol monophosphomannose synthase — protein MNDGDGTRAAQDRGRQFGPLGTALVIIPTYNEAENIKSIVGRVRKAVPEAHVLVADDNSPDGTGKLADELAVGDDHVQVLHRKGKEGLGAAYLAGFRWGIEQGYGVLVEMDADGSHQPEELPRLLTALKGADLVLGSRWVPGGRVVNWPKSREFISRGGSLYSRLALDLPLRDITGGYRAFRRETLEGLGLDDVASQGYCFQVDLARRAVKAGFHVVEVPITFVERELGDSKMSRDILVEALWRVTSWGARERVGKLMARTKPSPSSPSRPPRS, from the coding sequence GTGAACGACGGCGACGGGACCCGCGCGGCACAGGACCGGGGGAGGCAGTTCGGGCCGCTCGGCACGGCGTTGGTGATCATTCCGACCTACAACGAGGCGGAGAACATCAAGAGCATCGTCGGCCGGGTCCGCAAGGCGGTCCCGGAGGCGCACGTGCTCGTGGCCGACGACAACAGCCCCGACGGCACCGGCAAGCTCGCCGACGAACTGGCCGTCGGGGACGACCACGTCCAGGTCCTGCACCGCAAAGGCAAGGAGGGCCTCGGCGCCGCCTACCTCGCGGGCTTCCGCTGGGGCATCGAGCAGGGCTACGGCGTCCTGGTCGAGATGGACGCCGATGGCTCCCACCAGCCCGAGGAGCTGCCCCGCCTGCTGACCGCCCTCAAGGGCGCCGACCTGGTCCTCGGCTCCCGCTGGGTACCCGGCGGCCGGGTCGTGAACTGGCCGAAGTCCCGCGAGTTCATCTCCCGCGGCGGCAGCCTCTACTCACGTCTCGCCCTGGATCTCCCGCTGCGCGACATCACCGGCGGCTACCGCGCCTTCCGCCGCGAGACCCTCGAGGGTCTCGGCCTGGACGATGTCGCCTCCCAGGGCTACTGCTTCCAGGTCGACCTCGCCCGCCGCGCGGTCAAGGCCGGGTTCCATGTCGTCGAGGTGCCGATCACCTTCGTCGAGCGCGAGCTCGGTGACTCGAAGATGAGCCGCGACATCCTGGTCGAGGCGCTGTGGCGGGTCACGTCGTGGGGAGCGCGAGAGCGGGTCGGCAAGCTGATGGCCCGCACGAAGCCGTCGCCCTCGTCGCCATCGCGGCCGCCCCGGTCGTAA
- the fxsA gene encoding FxsA family membrane protein, protein MTTGAPTPTYPARPRRSRLRTFLPLGIAAWLVLEIWLLTVVAEAASGLLVFLLLLAGLVLGSVVIKRAGRRAFQALNEALQRGGAPASGGGNGLMMLGGLLIMLPGLISDAVGLLLLIPPVQKALSGYAERTFDRKLREATPGSFGDAYQQARMHRPDGKVVQGEVIRDEPGDAPQDPRPPLTR, encoded by the coding sequence ATGACGACTGGCGCACCGACCCCCACCTATCCCGCCCGGCCCCGGCGCTCCCGGCTGCGGACTTTTCTGCCGCTGGGCATCGCGGCATGGCTGGTGCTGGAGATCTGGCTGCTGACCGTGGTCGCGGAAGCGGCGAGCGGGCTTTTGGTGTTCCTGCTGCTGCTCGCCGGCCTCGTGCTCGGCTCGGTGGTCATCAAGCGGGCGGGCCGACGTGCCTTCCAGGCCCTGAACGAGGCGCTGCAACGCGGCGGTGCCCCAGCGAGCGGCGGCGGCAACGGCCTGATGATGCTGGGCGGGCTGTTGATCATGCTGCCTGGCCTGATCTCGGACGCGGTGGGCCTGCTCCTGCTGATCCCGCCGGTCCAGAAGGCCCTGAGCGGCTATGCGGAGCGGACGTTCGACCGGAAGCTGCGTGAGGCGACCCCGGGTTCGTTCGGCGATGCCTACCAGCAGGCTCGTATGCACCGTCCCGACGGCAAGGTCGTGCAGGGTGAGGTCATCAGGGACGAGCCGGGGGATGCGCCGCAGGACCCGCGCCCGCCGCTGACCCGCTGA
- a CDS encoding RNA polymerase-binding protein RbpA → MSERALRGTRLVVTSYETDRGIDLAPRQAVEYACEKGHRFEMPFSVEAEIPPEWECKVCGAQALLVDGDGPEEKKAKPARTHWDMLMERRTREELEEVLEERLAVLRSGAMNIAVHPRDSRKSA, encoded by the coding sequence ATGAGTGAGCGAGCTCTTCGCGGCACGCGCCTCGTGGTGACCAGCTACGAGACGGACCGCGGCATCGACCTGGCCCCGCGCCAGGCCGTGGAGTACGCATGCGAGAAGGGGCACCGGTTCGAGATGCCCTTCTCGGTCGAGGCGGAGATCCCGCCGGAGTGGGAGTGCAAGGTCTGCGGGGCCCAGGCACTCCTCGTGGATGGCGACGGTCCAGAGGAGAAGAAGGCCAAGCCCGCGCGCACGCACTGGGACATGCTGATGGAGCGGCGTACCCGTGAGGAACTCGAAGAGGTCCTCGAGGAGCGCCTTGCTGTTCTGCGCTCCGGGGCGATGAACATCGCAGTTCATCCCCGGGACAGCCGCAAGTCGGCGTAA